In Burkholderia contaminans, the following proteins share a genomic window:
- a CDS encoding error-prone DNA polymerase, with protein sequence MMADFSGLPDYAELFCRSNFSFLHGASHAEELVERAVELGYRGIAITDECSLAGAPRMHIAAKAKGLPLVIGSYFDITPDEVAPGQDPGPGAFGLVLLAQNREGYGNLSELISWRRMASPKGTYTLTSRMLSRPPEAFAHLRGMPDCFAILVPAYPVRADVLDAQVAWFRATFGERARLGLVQLQRALDGPQREEIREAGERRRVRIVALGDVTMHVRSCKPLQDVMTAIRVGMPVSECGYALAPNAEQHLRTRGRIAKLFSADEIEETCAMLDACDFELDSLRYEYPDEIVPEEHTPTSYLEQETMAGAADRYPQGVPEKVEKQIRHELDLIAKLKYEPFFLTVYDIVKYARSQNILCQGRGSAANSVVCYCLGITEVDPDQSTMLFERFISAERGEPPDIDVDFEHQRREEVIQHIYKKYGKDRAALAAAVSTYRPRGVLRETGKALGVDPMLVDRVAKGHRWFDGSRDLLQQFSSTGLDPQTPLIRTWAELAARLLNFPRHLSQHSGGFVISRGKLTRLVPVENAAMDGRRVIQWDKDDLEALGLMKVDVLALGMLSALHRAFDMRTAWRGPPEPGGEPFTLKHIPQDDKATYDMICRADTVGVFQIESRAQMSMLPRLRPKTYYDLVIEVAIVRPGPIQGGAVHPYLKRRQGLEKVSYPKEDLKPALERTYGVPIFQEQVMQIAMIAAGFTPGEADELRRAMAAWKRKGNLEKYHSKIVDGMRERDYPPDFAEQIFEQIKGFGDYGFPESHAASFAKLAYASSWLKCHEPAIFLAALLNSQPMGFYPPSQLVQDAKRHGVRVLPIDVTQSNWEASLEALPDQPPPHGQPAVRLGLSLVRGLGEAAARRIEAARTAAGPFDNVDTLARRAQLERRDLEALAAANALATLAGHRRDALWQAVAAAPERDLLATAPIDEPEQPALGAPSEADDILADYHTTGLTLNRHPVALLRPELRARRLSSAAELHDRPDGRLARACGLVTARQMPGTAKGVMFMTLEDETGCVNLIVRPELLARQRRETLDSRLLAASGVWQVASDVRHLVVQHFEDLTPLLGGLRTSSREFH encoded by the coding sequence ATGATGGCGGATTTCAGCGGGCTGCCCGATTACGCGGAGTTGTTCTGCCGTTCGAACTTTTCGTTCCTGCATGGCGCGTCGCATGCGGAGGAACTGGTCGAGCGCGCGGTCGAGCTCGGCTATCGCGGCATCGCGATCACCGACGAATGTTCGCTCGCCGGCGCGCCGCGCATGCACATCGCTGCGAAGGCGAAAGGGCTGCCGCTCGTCATCGGTTCGTATTTCGACATCACGCCGGACGAAGTCGCGCCCGGCCAGGATCCCGGCCCTGGTGCGTTCGGGCTCGTGCTGCTCGCGCAGAATCGCGAGGGCTACGGCAATCTTTCCGAGCTGATTTCGTGGCGGCGGATGGCCTCGCCGAAGGGCACTTACACGCTGACGTCGCGAATGCTGTCGAGGCCGCCCGAAGCATTCGCACACCTGCGCGGGATGCCCGACTGCTTCGCGATTCTCGTGCCCGCGTATCCGGTGCGTGCTGATGTACTCGATGCGCAGGTCGCGTGGTTTCGCGCAACGTTCGGCGAGCGTGCGCGGCTCGGGCTCGTGCAGTTGCAGCGGGCGCTGGACGGCCCACAGCGCGAGGAGATTCGCGAGGCCGGTGAGCGGCGACGCGTGCGGATCGTCGCGCTCGGCGACGTGACGATGCACGTGCGCTCGTGCAAGCCGCTGCAGGACGTGATGACGGCGATTCGCGTCGGGATGCCCGTCTCCGAATGCGGGTACGCGCTTGCGCCGAATGCAGAGCAGCATCTGCGTACGCGCGGGCGGATCGCGAAGTTGTTTTCGGCGGACGAGATCGAGGAGACGTGCGCGATGCTCGATGCGTGCGATTTCGAGCTCGATTCGTTGCGCTATGAGTATCCCGACGAGATCGTGCCCGAGGAGCATACGCCGACGAGCTACCTGGAACAGGAAACCATGGCGGGCGCGGCCGATCGTTATCCGCAGGGTGTTCCCGAGAAGGTCGAAAAGCAGATCCGCCATGAACTCGACCTGATCGCGAAGCTGAAATACGAGCCGTTCTTCCTGACCGTCTACGACATCGTCAAATACGCGCGCAGCCAGAACATCCTGTGCCAGGGCCGCGGCTCGGCCGCGAACTCGGTCGTCTGCTATTGCCTCGGCATCACCGAGGTCGATCCCGACCAGAGCACGATGCTGTTCGAGCGCTTCATCAGCGCGGAGCGTGGTGAGCCGCCCGATATCGACGTCGACTTCGAGCACCAGCGACGCGAGGAAGTGATCCAGCATATCTACAAAAAATACGGCAAGGATCGCGCCGCGCTCGCGGCCGCCGTATCGACGTATCGCCCGCGCGGCGTGCTGCGCGAAACCGGCAAGGCGCTCGGTGTCGATCCGATGCTGGTCGATCGCGTCGCAAAGGGGCATCGCTGGTTCGACGGCAGCCGCGACCTGCTGCAGCAATTCTCGTCGACCGGGCTCGACCCGCAAACGCCGCTGATCCGCACCTGGGCCGAACTCGCCGCCCGCTTGCTCAACTTCCCGCGCCACCTGTCGCAGCACTCGGGCGGCTTCGTGATCAGCCGCGGCAAGCTCACGCGGCTCGTGCCGGTCGAGAACGCGGCAATGGACGGGCGGCGCGTGATCCAGTGGGACAAGGACGATCTCGAAGCACTCGGGTTGATGAAGGTCGACGTGCTCGCACTCGGCATGCTGTCGGCGCTGCATCGCGCATTCGACATGCGCACCGCGTGGCGCGGGCCGCCGGAGCCGGGTGGCGAGCCGTTCACGCTGAAGCACATTCCGCAGGATGATAAGGCGACCTACGACATGATCTGCCGTGCCGACACGGTCGGCGTGTTCCAGATCGAATCGCGCGCGCAGATGTCGATGCTGCCGCGCCTGCGTCCGAAGACTTACTACGATCTGGTGATCGAGGTTGCGATCGTGCGGCCGGGGCCGATCCAGGGCGGGGCCGTGCACCCCTATCTGAAACGCCGCCAGGGACTCGAAAAGGTCAGTTATCCGAAGGAGGACCTGAAGCCTGCACTTGAACGTACGTACGGCGTGCCGATCTTTCAGGAACAGGTGATGCAGATCGCGATGATCGCGGCAGGCTTCACGCCCGGCGAGGCTGATGAACTGCGCCGCGCGATGGCCGCGTGGAAGCGCAAGGGCAATCTCGAGAAATATCACAGCAAGATCGTCGACGGGATGCGCGAGCGCGACTATCCACCCGACTTCGCCGAACAGATCTTCGAACAGATCAAGGGCTTCGGCGATTACGGTTTCCCCGAAAGCCACGCAGCAAGCTTCGCGAAACTCGCGTACGCCAGCAGCTGGCTCAAATGCCACGAACCGGCGATCTTCCTCGCCGCGCTGCTGAACAGCCAGCCGATGGGTTTCTACCCGCCGTCGCAGCTCGTGCAGGATGCGAAGCGGCACGGCGTGCGGGTGCTGCCGATCGACGTGACGCAAAGCAACTGGGAAGCATCGCTCGAAGCGCTGCCCGACCAGCCGCCTCCGCACGGCCAGCCGGCCGTGCGGCTCGGCCTGTCGCTCGTGCGCGGCCTCGGCGAAGCCGCCGCACGCCGCATCGAAGCCGCCCGCACGGCGGCCGGCCCGTTCGACAACGTCGACACCCTCGCGCGTCGCGCGCAACTCGAACGCCGCGATCTCGAAGCGCTCGCCGCCGCGAATGCGCTTGCGACGCTCGCCGGCCATCGCCGCGATGCGCTATGGCAAGCGGTTGCCGCCGCCCCCGAACGCGACCTGCTCGCGACCGCGCCGATCGACGAACCCGAGCAGCCCGCACTCGGCGCGCCGTCGGAAGCCGACGACATCCTCGCCGATTACCACACCACCGGCCTCACGCTGAACCGCCACCCCGTCGCGCTGCTGCGGCCCGAGCTGCGCGCGCGGCGGCTGTCGTCCGCGGCCGAATTGCACGACCGCCCCGACGGCCGGCTCGCGCGTGCGTGCGGGCTCGTGACCGCACGGCAGATGCCGGGCACCGCGAAAGGCGTGATGTTCATGACGCTCGAGGACGAAACGGGCTGCGTGAACCTGATCGTCCGGCCCGAGCTGCTCGCGCGGCAGCGCCGCGAAACCCTCGATTCGCGGCTGCTTGCCGCGTCCGGCGTGTGGCAGGTCGCGAGCGACGTGAGGCATCTCGTCGTGCAGCACTTCGAGGATCTGACGCCGCTGCTCGGCGGCCTGCGCACGTCGAGCCGCGAGTTCCACTGA